Sequence from the Candidatus Krumholzibacteriota bacterium genome:
ACCTTGTCGAGCATCTCATCGAGAGCTCCGGTCTGCTCGCCGACTCCAATCATCTGAACTACCATCGGCGGGAATACGCCGCTTTTTTTCAACGGTTCGGCAATAGTGTTTCCTTCGCTGATACTCTGTTTTACTTCCATTACTGCCTTCTCAATGACCTTGTTTCCAGATGTACGCGCCGTTATCTCCAACCCGTTGAGGATCGGAACACCGCTTGAAATAAGCGTTCCCAGGGTCCTCGTAAATCTTGCCACCGATCCTTTTCGGACAACGTTACCTATAATGGGAAGACCGAGAAGGGTCTTGTCGACATTGTAATGCCCCTTTTCAGTCTTGTAATACCTCTTGAAAAAGAAAGCACCGCCGATCGTCCCTCCCAGGAGCAGGTACCAGTTCGCTCTTAAAAAATCACTGAGGAACATGACGATCTGTGTCGGCAGGGGCAGCGTCCCACCGAAATCTGTGAACATTTTCGCGAAAGTCGGGATGATCACCATCAGCATGAAGATAGTCGCTCCAAGCGCGACGCAGAGGACTATCGTCGGATAAGTCAACGCGCCCTTGATCTTTCGCCTTAACGCATCAGCTTTCTCAAGGTACTGAGCCAGCCTGTTGAGAATTATATCGAGAATACCGCCTGCCTCACCGGCATCGACCATGTTTACGAAAAGATCGCTGAAACATGAATGTTTATTCAGCGCTTCGGCAAGAGTCGATCCCGACTCGACGTCGCTCATCACTTCAGTGGCAATCTGCTTGAACCTCGGCTTCTCAAGCTGAGAAGAGAGAATGTCGAGGCACTGGACCATCGGAAGACCGGCATTGATCATCGTGGCGAACTGCCTGGTGAAGATCCCGAGATCTTTGACCGTGATCTTGTTCTTCGCGCCGAAATTGATCTGTATGTCTTTCGGTTTCTGTCTTATATGAGTTATTATGATCTTTCTCTTGCGCAGATGATTGATCAACTCATTCTTGTTCTCAGCGGCGTATTCCCCGGAAAGGACTTCTCCTGTCGGCGTCCTCCCCTTCCATATATAAGTAGTAGCCATTTTGATCCCCCTGATCGATATTTTCCTGCACGCAACAGCTGATTTAGTACTGCATACTTCCTGTTCCAGCCCTCTCACCCATCATCTGTTCGAGTTCGATAGGATCGGAGCTCCTTCGTAATGCTTCATCTCTCGCGACCTTTCGATCGCAGAACGCCTGGAAAAGCGCCTGATTCATCGTCTGCATCCCATATTTGTGTCCGGCCTGCATCAGGCCGTATATCTGGTGTATTTTATCGTCGCGGATGACCGCCCTGATCGCCGGTGTACATACCATGAGTTCGGCTACAAGAACCCTTCCTTTGCCGGAGATGTGAGGGATAAGCTGCTGCGTCAGCACTCCTTCGAGCACAAACGCCAACTGAGCCCTGATCTGCGACTGCTGGGTAGCGGGGAAGGTATCGACTATCCTGTTTATCGATTCAAAAGTCGAATTGGTGTGGAGAGTGGCCAGAGCGAGATGGCCTGTCTCGGCGATCGTAAGGGCCGCCTGCATCGTTTCGAGATCGCGCATCTCTCCGATCAGGATAACGTC
This genomic interval carries:
- a CDS encoding type II secretion system F family protein; the protein is MATTYIWKGRTPTGEVLSGEYAAENKNELINHLRKRKIIITHIRQKPKDIQINFGAKNKITVKDLGIFTRQFATMINAGLPMVQCLDILSSQLEKPRFKQIATEVMSDVESGSTLAEALNKHSCFSDLFVNMVDAGEAGGILDIILNRLAQYLEKADALRRKIKGALTYPTIVLCVALGATIFMLMVIIPTFAKMFTDFGGTLPLPTQIVMFLSDFLRANWYLLLGGTIGGAFFFKRYYKTEKGHYNVDKTLLGLPIIGNVVRKGSVARFTRTLGTLISSGVPILNGLEITARTSGNKVIEKAVMEVKQSISEGNTIAEPLKKSGVFPPMVVQMIGVGEQTGALDEMLDKVADFYDDEVDSAVESMTAAIEPIMIVVMGAIVGGMLIAMYLPMFKLVTVVAG